A window of the Gossypium arboreum isolate Shixiya-1 chromosome 2, ASM2569848v2, whole genome shotgun sequence genome harbors these coding sequences:
- the LOC108466352 gene encoding uncharacterized protein LOC108466352 yields MPRQGEDNASNNQVKIPEPSEKHTASKKDKKLGIRKARLTTVALQLADRSYTQTEECEADHDVPIILRRPFLSIGRTLINVQKDELTMTVNNKHVTFNMFDALQYTDENELCHTIDLIETTMDEFAKFCYSISDSEDILMEHGYIVCFEKFGKFESLDLSDQSCKPPKPSIEESLVLELKPLPQHLKYTYLGNESIFPVVISTKLTPEQEDRLNKETRKDRFPLPFIDQMLDRLAGKAFYCFLDGYSPYNQISIALEDQEKTTFTCPYGTFAFRRMSFGLCNTLTISSAA; encoded by the exons ATGCCGCGACAGGGGGAGGATAATGCAAGTAACAACCAGGTAAAGATCCCAGAACCATCTGAAAAACATACTGCATCAAAGAAGGACAA GAAGCTAGGAATTAGGAAAGCGAGACTTACCACAGTGGCGTTGCAATTGGCTGACCGATCTTACACCCAAACAGAAG AATGTGAAGCTGACCATGATGTACCAATTATTCTTAGAAGACCATTTCTTTCTATTGGCAGGACCCTAATTAATGTGCAGAAAGACGAGCTAACCATGACAGTGAATAATAAGCATGTTACTTTTAATATGTTTGATGCGTTACAATACACAGATGAGAATGAGTTATGTCACACCATTGACTTAATAGAAACAACAATGGACGAATTCGCAAAATTTTGCTACAGCATTTCTGACAGTGAAGACATTTTGATGGAGCATGGTTACATAGTATGTTTTGAAAAGTTTGGTAAATTTGAATCCCTAGATTTATCAGATCAATCTTGTAAGCCTCCTAAACCATCTATAGAGGAATCTCTTGTACTGGAGTTGAAGCCTCTTCCACAACATTTGAAATATACGTATTTGGgaaatgaaagtatttttccagTTGTAATTTCTACTAAGCTAACACCTGAGCAAGAGGACAG ACTTAATAAGGAAACTAGGAAGGATCGTTTCCCTTTGCCATTCATCGATCAAATGTTGGACAGATTAGCTGGTAAGGCTTTTTATTGCTTCCTTGATGGTTATTCACCATATAATCAGATTTCCATAGCACTTGAAGATCAAGAGAAGACAACTTTCACATGTCCATATGGTACTTTTGCATTTAGGCGGATGTCGTTCGGGTTATGCAATACCCTAACAATTTCTAGCGCTGCATGA